In the genome of Myxococcus stipitatus, one region contains:
- a CDS encoding DUF1109 domain-containing protein, with protein sequence MKTPIDIDALLNEEPRVEASALSRALETARSELALNQPVRRWRTQAAWVMASCGAIALLVVAVLLVGGALSGPALLQRAPLLLLLLTTSGVCAWGALSPRGRGLRRAAVGLAMACAATLVLARGSPTSPATLPAWVCTASHLAVDLVPLIVALVVLRGAAFQPLRALCAGLCVGTTGAFVGELACEQDWRHVAGYHLLAWALVCAAAIILSRSLKPRSYAP encoded by the coding sequence ATGAAGACGCCGATCGACATCGACGCCTTGCTCAACGAGGAGCCTCGCGTGGAGGCGAGCGCCCTCTCCCGAGCCCTCGAGACCGCACGCAGCGAGCTGGCGTTGAATCAGCCCGTGCGGCGCTGGCGCACCCAGGCGGCGTGGGTGATGGCGTCGTGCGGTGCCATCGCGCTGCTGGTGGTCGCGGTCCTGCTCGTGGGGGGCGCGCTGAGCGGCCCCGCCCTGCTCCAGCGAGCCCCCTTGTTGTTGCTCCTGCTCACGACCAGCGGCGTCTGTGCCTGGGGCGCATTGTCGCCCCGGGGGCGGGGCTTGCGCCGGGCCGCCGTGGGGCTGGCCATGGCCTGCGCCGCGACCCTCGTGCTCGCGAGAGGCTCGCCCACTTCGCCGGCGACGCTTCCCGCCTGGGTGTGTACGGCGAGCCACCTCGCGGTGGACCTCGTGCCCCTCATCGTCGCGCTGGTGGTGCTGCGCGGCGCGGCCTTTCAACCCCTGCGCGCCCTGTGCGCGGGACTGTGCGTCGGCACGACGGGGGCTTTCGTGGGAGAGCTCGCGTGTGAGCAGGACTGGCGGCACGTCGCCGGCTACCACTTGCTCGCCTGGGCACTCGTCTGCGCGGCGGCCATCATCCTCTCCCGCTCCCTCAAGCCCCGCTCCTACGCACCATGA
- a CDS encoding RNA polymerase sigma factor produces MGSPSDEALMERFCDGASDAFETLFARHSGRVQGFLTRMVRDGSLAEDLLQTTFLSVIRARGRYEPGTRFIPWLMTIAANAARDSLRHRHHVEAYAAEASTGAPTSAPPPSGDPSLRQHLLDALQQLPPDHREAVVLSKVEGWSFDEIAELRGISAGAARLRAHRGYEKLREILGALGEA; encoded by the coding sequence ATGGGGAGTCCCTCGGACGAAGCGCTCATGGAACGGTTCTGCGACGGTGCATCTGACGCGTTCGAGACCTTGTTCGCCCGGCACTCCGGCCGGGTTCAAGGGTTCCTGACGCGAATGGTGCGGGACGGCTCGCTCGCCGAGGACCTCTTGCAGACGACATTCCTGTCCGTCATCCGAGCCCGAGGCCGCTACGAGCCCGGGACTCGCTTCATCCCCTGGCTGATGACCATCGCCGCGAATGCCGCGCGAGACTCGCTGAGACATCGCCACCACGTGGAGGCCTACGCCGCGGAGGCCAGCACGGGCGCCCCCACTTCCGCGCCGCCTCCCTCTGGAGACCCCTCCCTGCGCCAGCACCTGCTGGACGCGCTGCAGCAGCTCCCGCCCGACCACCGCGAGGCCGTGGTGCTGAGCAAGGTGGAGGGCTGGTCCTTCGACGAGATCGCCGAGCTCCGAGGCATCAGCGCGGGCGCGGCGAGGCTCCGCGCCCACCGGGGTTACGAAAAGCTCCGGGAGATTCTCGGCGCGTTGGGAGAGGCGTGA
- a CDS encoding metallophosphoesterase — MPRWLTFLLWFVPILTLLGVAHVYLYRRLIRDLTAHRGLRRGAQVLLVSGFVGAAGFRSFGVWFPSESMRLVGIGLLTWMGLVMYMFFCTLAVEVAQRVASRVWRGPVPPSEPPASLPPSPERRAVLTGGLAVGAGIAGLGLSGFGAWRAFHPPDVRDTPVRLPRLPRALDGFSLVQLTDIHVGDVLQRHFVDELVARTNALMPDVIVLTGDLVDGPVSRLGPYVAGFGALAARHGVFFVTGNHDYYSGATSWVAFLERLGITVLRNRAVSIGDTGASFSLAGVDDWSAFRMGEPGYDLDAALREVSPDRASVLLAHQPSNFDEVARRGVGLQISGHTHGGQMFPGNLVAGAVWGSRNAGLSRTGDSQLYVSRGCGFVGPPMRVGAPPEIARLILMPG, encoded by the coding sequence ATGCCCCGCTGGCTGACCTTCCTGTTGTGGTTCGTCCCCATCCTGACGTTGCTCGGCGTCGCGCACGTCTATCTCTACCGCAGGCTCATCCGCGACCTGACGGCGCACCGGGGCCTTCGCCGAGGCGCCCAGGTCCTGCTCGTCTCGGGCTTCGTGGGCGCGGCCGGGTTCCGCTCCTTCGGCGTCTGGTTCCCTTCCGAGAGCATGCGGCTCGTGGGCATCGGGCTGCTCACGTGGATGGGCCTGGTCATGTACATGTTCTTCTGCACGCTGGCCGTGGAAGTGGCGCAGCGCGTGGCGAGCCGGGTCTGGCGTGGCCCCGTGCCCCCCAGCGAGCCACCCGCCTCGCTTCCCCCGTCCCCTGAGCGCCGCGCGGTCCTCACCGGAGGGCTGGCCGTGGGCGCGGGCATCGCGGGCCTCGGACTGAGCGGCTTCGGGGCGTGGCGCGCGTTCCACCCGCCCGACGTGCGCGACACGCCCGTGCGGCTGCCGCGCCTGCCTCGGGCCCTGGATGGCTTCTCCCTGGTGCAGCTGACGGACATCCACGTGGGCGACGTGCTCCAGCGCCACTTCGTGGATGAGCTGGTCGCGCGCACCAACGCGCTGATGCCCGACGTCATCGTCCTCACCGGCGACCTGGTGGATGGTCCGGTGAGCAGGCTGGGCCCCTACGTCGCGGGCTTCGGCGCGCTGGCCGCTCGCCATGGAGTGTTCTTCGTCACCGGCAATCATGATTACTATTCCGGCGCAACGTCATGGGTGGCCTTCCTGGAGCGACTGGGCATCACCGTGCTGCGCAACCGCGCCGTGTCCATCGGGGACACGGGAGCCTCTTTCTCATTGGCGGGGGTGGACGACTGGAGCGCATTCCGCATGGGCGAGCCCGGGTACGACCTGGACGCGGCGCTGCGCGAGGTGAGTCCGGACCGCGCCTCCGTGCTCCTGGCACATCAGCCGTCCAACTTCGACGAAGTGGCCCGGCGCGGCGTGGGGCTCCAGATCTCCGGCCATACCCACGGCGGGCAGATGTTCCCGGGCAACCTGGTGGCGGGCGCCGTGTGGGGCAGCCGCAACGCGGGGCTCAGTCGCACGGGCGACTCACAGCTCTACGTCAGCCGGGGCTGCGGCTTCGTCGGCCCGCCGATGCGTGTGGGGGCTCCGCCAGAGATTGCCCGGCTGATACTGATGCCTGGGTGA
- a CDS encoding FKBP-type peptidyl-prolyl cis-trans isomerase, with protein MFRSLLLCALLLPLLGCGDDSPGQGNPDNGDPTKVTYAESLNVDLSTMTRLPSGLYLQDLGAAGTGAEATDGARVQVHYTGWLPDGTMFESSENKAPIAFNLGRRQVIDGWDQGILGMRVGGKRRLIIPSSLGYGSQGSSSGRIPPYTVLIFNVELISVR; from the coding sequence ATGTTCCGCTCGCTTCTGTTGTGTGCCCTGCTCCTGCCCTTGTTGGGCTGTGGTGATGACTCGCCGGGGCAGGGGAACCCGGACAACGGCGACCCGACGAAGGTGACGTACGCGGAGAGCCTGAACGTGGACCTGTCGACGATGACCCGCCTGCCCAGCGGCCTGTACCTGCAGGACCTGGGTGCCGCGGGCACGGGCGCGGAGGCGACGGACGGGGCGCGGGTCCAGGTGCACTACACGGGCTGGCTTCCCGACGGGACGATGTTCGAGTCCTCGGAGAACAAGGCGCCCATCGCCTTCAACCTGGGGCGGCGGCAGGTCATCGACGGCTGGGACCAGGGCATCCTGGGCATGCGTGTCGGGGGCAAGCGGCGCCTCATCATTCCCTCCTCGCTGGGCTACGGCTCGCAGGGCTCTTCGTCGGGCCGCATTCCGCCGTACACGGTCCTCATCTTCAACGTGGAGCTCATCTCCGTCCGCTGA